The genomic window AAAAAGATTGCCGGGAAAAGTTGGATCGCGACCAGCGAGGCAGAGATGCCGATGAGAAGGGCGGCGCGCTTAGTCGCCGGAGTAGGCGCCGCGCTGGGTTCGCTTGCAAGCTCCATAGATTTCCCCGGCCGTGAGCGAGAGGGACGATGGGGTCGGGCACTTGAGCCGGGGTGTTTGTCTTTGCCGCGCCAGCTTACTAAAATGAGTACTAGACATGCAAGCTCACAAGCCAGTGCCCTATGCCGGAAATCTATTGCAACTACATTGACGGCAAATGGGTCGGGGCGAAGTCCGGCGGGACTTTGGAAGACCGCAACCCCGCCGACCGGCGCGAATTGATCGGCCTCTTTCCGGAGTCGGAGCCGGAAGATATCGCCGAGGCGGTTATCGCTGCCCGAAAAGCCCTGCCGCGATGGCGCCTGGTTCCCGCGCCCAAGCGCGGCGAGATTCTCTACCGGGTGGGAGAGATCCTCAGGCGGCGAAAAGAGGAGATCGCCCGCGCGATGACGCGGGAGATGGGAAAAATTTTGCCGGAGGCCCGCGGCGACGTTCAAGAAGGGATCGATACGGCTTATTACGTCGCGGGCGAGGGGAGAAGACTCTTTGGCGAGACCACGCCCGCGGAGCTGCCGAACAAATTCGCGATGTCGATCCGCGTACCGGTCGGCGTCTGCGGCCTGATCACGCCGTGGAATTTTCCCCTGGCGATTCCGACCTGGAAGCTCTTTCCGGCGCTCCTCTGCGGCAACACGGTCGTGCTCAAGCCGGCGGAAGATACCCCGCTCAGCGCGGTAAAGCTGTTCGAGATCCTCGAAGAGGCCGGGGTTCCGCCGGGCGTTGCCAACCTCGTCCACGGCTCGGGCGAGGGGGCCGGCGCTGCGCTCGTGCGCCATCCGGAGGTCCGGCTCGTCTCTTTTACGGGATCTACGGCCACCGGGAGGGAGATCGCGGCGTCCTGCGGTCAAAATCTCAAGCGAGTCTCGCTGGAAATGGGCGGCAAGAACGCGCAAGTCGTCATGGAGGACGCCGATTTGGATCTGGCGCTGGAAGGCGCTCTATGGGGCGCCTTCGGCACGACGGGACAGCGCTGCACCGCCACGAGCCGTCTGCTGCTTCATCGCGATATTAAAAAGCGGTTCACCGACATGCTGGTCGCGCGCGCGGAAAAAATTAAAATCGGCGACGGCCTCGACGAGAGCGTGGAGATGGGACCGCTGATCAACGAGGCCGCGCGCGAGAAGGTCCATCGTTACGTCCAGGTCGGAAAAGACGAAGGCGCGCGGCTTCTTACGGGCGGGACGATCTACGAGGAAGGAAAATGGATCGACGGATATTTTTACCGTCCGACGATCTTCGATCAGGTCGCGCCTTCGATGCGCATCGCGCAGGAGGAGATTTTCGGCCCGGTGCTGTCGATCATCGAAATCAAAAGCTTCGAAGAGGCGACGGAAATTCTCAACGGCACGCCTTACGGCCTTTCCAGTTCCGTCTATACGAGAGACGTCGCGTGCGCGTTTCGCGCCGTGCGGGACTTCGAGGCCGGCATCACTTACATCAACGGTCCCACGATCGGCGCCGAGGTGCACCTTCCCTTCGGCGGCGTCAAAGACACGGGCAACGGCCATCGCGAGGCCGGCACGACCGTGTACGACATCTTCACCGAATGGAAGTCCGTCTACGTGGATTACTCCGGAAAATTGCAAAAGGCGCAGATCGACAACGCCGAATAAACAATGTTGAATTTTAAATTTTGACCCATTCGACTTCGCTCACATTCATCATTCAAAATTTCGATGAAAGTTCCCCACATCAAGGTAAAGCCTCCCGGTCCGAAAGCTAAAGCGATCATCGAGCAAGATGAGCGTTACGCGGCGCCGGCTTATGGCCGCGTCTATCCTTTGGTCGTGAAGCAGGGGAAAGGGATGGCGATCGAAGACGTGGATGGAAACTTTTTTCTGGATTTCAACGCGGGCATTGCGGTCGCCTCCACCGGCCACTCCCACCCCAAGGTCGTACGGGCGATCCAGGAGCAAGCGGGCAAGTTTCTCCATTTCTGCGGCAGCGATTTTTATTACGAGCCGATGGCGTCGCTGACCGAGACGCTGAGCCGCCTCGCGCCGGGATCTTCAACTAAAAAAGTATTTTTGACGAACTCCGGGACGGAAGCGATTGAGGCGGCCATCAAGCTCGCTCGCTACGCGACGAAGAGGACTCATCTCGTCGCCTTTTTGGGCTCGTTTCACGGGAGAACTCTTGGAGCACTTTCTTTGACCGCCAGCCGCTCTTCTCACCGCGCCCGCTTCGGCCCGCTGCTGCCGGACGTTCATCACATTCCCTATGGGATCGAGGGACTGGACGCCCTGGAAAACAGAGTCTTCCGGCTGGAGGCGGCGCCCGATGAAGTCGCGGCCGTCTTCGTCGAGCCGATTCAAGGCGAAGGCGGCTACGTTGTTCCGCCCGGCGACTTTCTCGGCAAGCTGGCGGAGATTTGCCGGCGCCACGGAATTCTCTTGGTCGCGGATGAAATCCAGACCGGCTTCGGCCGCACGGGAAAGATGTTCGCATGCGAGCACTGGGGCGTCGAGCCGGATATCCTCTGCGTCGCGAAGGGAATCGCGAGCGGGCTGCCGCTCGGCGCGATGATCGCGCGCAGCGAGATCAGCACCTGGAAGCACGGCAATCACGGCTCGACCTTCGGCGGCAATCCTGTGGCGTGCGCGGCCGCGCTCGCGACAATCGATCTTATCGAGAAAGGTCTTATGGCGAACGCCGCGGAGGTTGGAAGGTATCTAAAAGAAAAGCTGACGCAGCTAAAGAACAAACATTCAGCAATCAAGGACGTGAGAGGACTCGGTCTCATGGCGGGTGTAGAGCTTACGGATGCGGAGTTGCGCAATCGCGTCGTGCGCCGCGCTTTCGAGAACGGCTTGCTGCTGCTCGGCTGCGGCGATAGCACGATCCGCTTCTCACCGCCGTTGATTGTGACGAAGAACGAAGTCGATATCGCCGTCGAGATCTTTTCCTCTTTGCTGAAGTCGTAGGGGCGGTTCGCGAACCGTCCCCACATTTGTTTATATTCCCCATGCCCCGCTGAGGTGAATATTTGCACCGTTGACGTAGCGCGCTTCTTCCGACAGGAGGAAGCGCACGGCGGAAGCGGCGTCGTTCACTGAGCCCACATAGCCGGCGGGAATCCGCTTCGCCATCGCGGCGAACTCTTCCGGCGGCGCGCTGCCGGTGTCGATAAAGCCCGGAGAGATGGCGTTGGCGGTGATTCCATGTGGCGCGCCGACGCGGGCGAGCGAGCGCACGAGCACGAGCAGCCCGACCTTGGCGATGTAGTGAGCGGTTAACTGTGGCTGGCCGATCAGTTGATCCGCGTTGGCCATGCTGAAGCAAATGACTCGGCCCCACTTGCGGTCGATCATGCCGGGCATGGCGGCTTTGGCAAGGTAAAAAACCGGATGCAGGTTATTGTCGAACATCGAGTGCCATCCTTCGACGGTTTCCTTCAAAAAGTCCACTCGATGATAAGGGCCGGCGCAGTTGATCAATGCGTCGATGCGGCCCCATTCTTTCTCGACCCGCTCCACCATCCCTGTCGCGTCTTGAGGATTCGACACGTCGCATTGGATCGATAGCGCCTTCGTTCCGTCCTTATGCGCCGCGGCGACCACTTCGGCCGCTTCTTCGGCGCTCTTGCGGTAGCAAATGGCTATTTGCCAACCCTCTGCGGCTAAGTCGAGGGCGACGGCGCGCCCGATTCCCTTCGCCCCGCCCGTGATCAGCGCTACTCGTTCAGCCATGATTTTTTCCAAAGCGATTCCTCGCGGCGCAAGTTTTCGGGCCGCTCGTCGACAGGCTCAGAGTGGTGAGCTTTGTCGAACCACGGCCGATGGGGTAGTACCAAAGTCGAACCTGTCTCATCGGGCGTCCGCGGCCCTCTCCTCGCGCCCCTCGGCCTCGCCCAGTGATCCTGTATCGCTGTGAGCGCTGCCAATATACCAGACGCATTTCCGAACTTCATCCCTCATCCCTCAGCCTTCATCCTTTTTAATTGCGGCTGGAGTTAGCCGGGCCGTTCGTGATAAATACAAAGAATGAGCACCGACCCGCTTGTATTCGATAATCAGCCTGCACTTCGTCGGCCAGTATTGATCTTGGCTTTTGCCGGCTGGAGCGACGCCGGCGCGTCGGCGACCACTGCGGTGCGCTATCTGAGCGAGCAGTTGCTCGCGACAAAGTTCGCCGGCATCGATCCGGAAGAGTTCTACGACTTTTCCATTCAGCGTCCCCAGGTCCGGTTGGTCGAGGGACTGCAACGTGAGATCCACTGGCCCTCCTACGATTTCCATTACGGCGGCGGCATCGGCATCGAGCGCGATTTCGTGTTCGGGATCGGCGCCGAGCCGCATCTTCGCTGGCGCGCCTTCTGCGACACCGTTCTCCGGCTCGTGCGCGAATGCAAGATCGAGATGGTCGTCTCCCTCGGCGCCTACCTCGACGAGGTTCTCTACACGCGGCCGGTGCCGCTCACGGGATTTTCCTCGGACCTTAAATTGATGACCGAGTTAGACCTGCTGCCGTCGCGTTACCAAGGGCCGACCGGCATCGTGGGAATTTTAGGCGATGCCTGCCGGAAAAACGGGATTCCCAATATGAGCCTGTGGGCCACGCTGCCGCATTATCTCTCCGCGTCGCCGAACCCGCGCGGCGCGCTCGCGCTCGTGCTCCGGCTGGCGCAGTGGCTCGGGCTGCGCGTCGATACGGGTCCCCTGGAGCGGGCGGCGGCCGAGTTTCAGAACAAGGTCAACGAAGTCGTCAACAACGATCCCAACCTCTCAGCATTCATCCGGGAGCTTAAAAAGCGCGAGTTCGAGCAGTGAAGCTCTCGGTCCTGATGCCCGTTTTCAACGAGGCGAAGACTCTCGAAGAGGCGATCCGGCGTGTGCAAGAAGTCGGCTTCCCTAAAGAAATCATCGCCGTCGACGACGGCTCGACCGACGGCAGCCGCGACATTCTCGAGCGCATGGAGGCGGAAGCGAAGAAGAACGGCGCCTCTCCCAACGACTTCAAGGTGGTCCTCAAGCCGGTCAATCAGGGAAAAGGGGCCGCCATAAGAAGCGGGCTCGCCCATGTCACCGGCGACGTCGTGATCATTCAGGACGCGGACCTGGAGTACGAGCCGGGCGACTATGCGAATCTCCTGGAACCGATTCTCGCCGGCCGGGCCGACGTGGTGTACGGCACGCGCTTTTCCGGCGGCGGGCCTCATCGAGTGCTTTTCTTCTGGCACGATGTCGGCAACAAGCTCCTGACGCTCTTTTCCAATTCACTCACGAATCTCAACCTGACCGATATGGAGGTCGGATACAAAGCTTTTCGCGCCGAGGTCATCAAGGGCCTGAAACTCGAGTCCAACCGCTTCGGCTTTGAACCGGAGGTTACGATGAAGGTCGCTAAAAAGGGTTGCCGCGTGTACGAAGTTCCGATTTCCTACTATGGCCGCACCTACGCCGAAGGAAAGAAGATCACCTGGAAAGACGGCCTGGCGGCGGTGTACTGGTCGATACTCTACCGGCTGAAGGACTGATTGACGGCCCTATCCTCTAACACCCTCGCTCCACAGCTCTTCCATATAATCCCTCAGCGCCTCTTTCAGAGGAAACTGCGGCACGTAGCCCAGCTCGGCCTTCGATGTGCTCAGGTCGAGAGGAAACTTTGCGTGGCCATCGCCGCCTTCGTCGCCGATCACTTTGACCTCGGCTTGCGGTGACAGCGCGCGCGCGGCTTGCGCGAGGTCGGAAGCCGTCGTCACGGCGCCGCTGCCGGCATTGTAGATCCGTTGCTTCGGGTCCCGCGCCTTGCAAGCCAGCTCGACGGCGAGCGCGACGTCTTTGGCGTAGACATACTCGTTGGAAAAATAAATTTTCGCGTCGACGGCGAAAGGCTCGCCTTTGATAATTTTCAGCGCCAGGTCGCGCATCACCATGCCGACGGTCGATCCGCCGACGTAATGGCCGCGGCCGAAGACGCCGGCGGGCCGAATGATGATCGTGTCGAGATTGTAGAGATGGGTGTAAGCATGAACCAAATGCTCTGAGCAGGCTTTCGTCGTGGTGTAAAGATTGTGACCGCCGACCGGCGCGTCCTCACGGACCGGTCCCTGGTTGATTTTGTCCCGGTCGTACACGCCGAAAGTGCTCACGTAGACGACGCGCTTCAGTCCCTGCAGCCGCGCCGCCTCCAGAACGTTGATGGTGCCGACGATATTGTTGGTCGCGCCGGTATAGGAATTCTCCGCCACACGCTTGCCGATCAAGCCGGCGGTGTGGACCATGGTATCCACGTTGAATCGCTTGAGCGCCGCGAGCAATGCCGGCAAATCCCGAATGTCCGCGGCGACGACTTCCGCTCGATTCGGGCCGACGATCCTGTCGATGTATTGCCGGTTGGGGGATAAATCATAGATCACGACTTTGCTTCCATCGTCCGCCATCCGTTTCGCGAAGTGACAACCGATCAATCCGCCGCCGGTTACCAAAACGTTCATAGCAGCGCGCCTCCTTACTCATCCGGTTTAGGCCAGATTAAGGACCGTGTCAATCAAAGTAAAAACTCTCTTGCCTTTCGCAGCCGTTAAGGCTAATTTTTATCGCCTGACGAAAGGAGATCAGCCATGGCGACGATGCGAAAGAGCGTGATGACTTTTGCCAGCTTGATCGTGCTCGTTTTAGGCGTTCAGATTTCCACCGCGAAGGCGCAGATGCCGAAAGTCAAGGTCGGAAGGACGATAGGTGGAAGCGGCTTTCACATTCCCTCC from Candidatus Binatia bacterium includes these protein-coding regions:
- a CDS encoding aldehyde dehydrogenase family protein; this encodes MPEIYCNYIDGKWVGAKSGGTLEDRNPADRRELIGLFPESEPEDIAEAVIAARKALPRWRLVPAPKRGEILYRVGEILRRRKEEIARAMTREMGKILPEARGDVQEGIDTAYYVAGEGRRLFGETTPAELPNKFAMSIRVPVGVCGLITPWNFPLAIPTWKLFPALLCGNTVVLKPAEDTPLSAVKLFEILEEAGVPPGVANLVHGSGEGAGAALVRHPEVRLVSFTGSTATGREIAASCGQNLKRVSLEMGGKNAQVVMEDADLDLALEGALWGAFGTTGQRCTATSRLLLHRDIKKRFTDMLVARAEKIKIGDGLDESVEMGPLINEAAREKVHRYVQVGKDEGARLLTGGTIYEEGKWIDGYFYRPTIFDQVAPSMRIAQEEIFGPVLSIIEIKSFEEATEILNGTPYGLSSSVYTRDVACAFRAVRDFEAGITYINGPTIGAEVHLPFGGVKDTGNGHREAGTTVYDIFTEWKSVYVDYSGKLQKAQIDNAE
- a CDS encoding acetyl ornithine aminotransferase family protein — protein: MKVPHIKVKPPGPKAKAIIEQDERYAAPAYGRVYPLVVKQGKGMAIEDVDGNFFLDFNAGIAVASTGHSHPKVVRAIQEQAGKFLHFCGSDFYYEPMASLTETLSRLAPGSSTKKVFLTNSGTEAIEAAIKLARYATKRTHLVAFLGSFHGRTLGALSLTASRSSHRARFGPLLPDVHHIPYGIEGLDALENRVFRLEAAPDEVAAVFVEPIQGEGGYVVPPGDFLGKLAEICRRHGILLVADEIQTGFGRTGKMFACEHWGVEPDILCVAKGIASGLPLGAMIARSEISTWKHGNHGSTFGGNPVACAAALATIDLIEKGLMANAAEVGRYLKEKLTQLKNKHSAIKDVRGLGLMAGVELTDAELRNRVVRRAFENGLLLLGCGDSTIRFSPPLIVTKNEVDIAVEIFSSLLKS
- a CDS encoding SDR family oxidoreductase — its product is MAERVALITGGAKGIGRAVALDLAAEGWQIAICYRKSAEEAAEVVAAAHKDGTKALSIQCDVSNPQDATGMVERVEKEWGRIDALINCAGPYHRVDFLKETVEGWHSMFDNNLHPVFYLAKAAMPGMIDRKWGRVICFSMANADQLIGQPQLTAHYIAKVGLLVLVRSLARVGAPHGITANAISPGFIDTGSAPPEEFAAMAKRIPAGYVGSVNDAASAVRFLLSEEARYVNGANIHLSGAWGI
- a CDS encoding PAC2 family protein, whose amino-acid sequence is MILAFAGWSDAGASATTAVRYLSEQLLATKFAGIDPEEFYDFSIQRPQVRLVEGLQREIHWPSYDFHYGGGIGIERDFVFGIGAEPHLRWRAFCDTVLRLVRECKIEMVVSLGAYLDEVLYTRPVPLTGFSSDLKLMTELDLLPSRYQGPTGIVGILGDACRKNGIPNMSLWATLPHYLSASPNPRGALALVLRLAQWLGLRVDTGPLERAAAEFQNKVNEVVNNDPNLSAFIRELKKREFEQ
- a CDS encoding glycosyltransferase family 2 protein, coding for MKLSVLMPVFNEAKTLEEAIRRVQEVGFPKEIIAVDDGSTDGSRDILERMEAEAKKNGASPNDFKVVLKPVNQGKGAAIRSGLAHVTGDVVIIQDADLEYEPGDYANLLEPILAGRADVVYGTRFSGGGPHRVLFFWHDVGNKLLTLFSNSLTNLNLTDMEVGYKAFRAEVIKGLKLESNRFGFEPEVTMKVAKKGCRVYEVPISYYGRTYAEGKKITWKDGLAAVYWSILYRLKD
- a CDS encoding NAD(P)-dependent oxidoreductase, which codes for MNVLVTGGGLIGCHFAKRMADDGSKVVIYDLSPNRQYIDRIVGPNRAEVVAADIRDLPALLAALKRFNVDTMVHTAGLIGKRVAENSYTGATNNIVGTINVLEAARLQGLKRVVYVSTFGVYDRDKINQGPVREDAPVGGHNLYTTTKACSEHLVHAYTHLYNLDTIIIRPAGVFGRGHYVGGSTVGMVMRDLALKIIKGEPFAVDAKIYFSNEYVYAKDVALAVELACKARDPKQRIYNAGSGAVTTASDLAQAARALSPQAEVKVIGDEGGDGHAKFPLDLSTSKAELGYVPQFPLKEALRDYMEELWSEGVRG